A section of the Passer domesticus isolate bPasDom1 chromosome 17, bPasDom1.hap1, whole genome shotgun sequence genome encodes:
- the ESS2 gene encoding splicing factor ESS-2 homolog, protein MEAMPLPPASPAALVPAPAAGPVAVTGKEVVSPAARQPKKILDEEAYIESLEKIIQRDFFPDVEKLRAQKDYLEAEENGDLEKMRQIAIKFGSSLNKSSRDTPAPYVTPATFETPEVHPGGLSVGNKSKAGIKTGEEGEAEKDDKDALPSLDAFLAQHTSEDNASFEQIMEVAKEKEKVKHAWLYSAEEEYTRRQNENLALPSAEQQALENVKAGLDTWEYTARNTLMYYPTGVPDESEVFKKPREVVHRNTRFVKDPFSQAVSKSQLQQAAALNAQYKQGKVGPDGKELIPQESPKVNGYGFVATPSPAPGVNESPFMTWGEIESTPLRLEGSERPYVDRTPGPAFKILEPGRRERLGLKMANEVAAKNRAKKQEALRKVTENLASLTPKGLSPAMSPALQRLVNRTASKYTDKALRASYTPSPAHTGTPGYKTPASGPQTPQSTPQSRTVSQTPVSQDTTSITDNLLQLPKRRKASDFF, encoded by the exons ATGGAGGCGATGCCGCTGCCCCCGGCCTCTCCCGCCGCTCTGGTGCCGGCTCCCGCCGCGGGCCCCGTCGCCGTGACGGGGAAGGAGGTGGTGTCGCCGGCCGCGAGGCAGCCGAAGAAGATCCTGGATGAGGAGGCCTACATCGAG AGCTTAGAGAAGATCATCCAGCGAGACTTTTTTCCCGATGTGGAGAAGCTGCGAGCACAGAAGGACTATCTGGAGGCTGAGGAAAACGGGGATTTGGAGAAAATGAGACAAATTGCTATCAAGTTTGGCTCTTCCTTGAACAAATCGTCGAGGGACACACCTGCACCCT ATGTTACCCCAGCCACGTTTGAAACCCCAGAAGTGCATCCAGGTGGCCTTTCAGTGGGAAATAAATCTAAAGCTGGCATCAAGACTGGAGAGGAAG gagaagcagaaaaggatgACAAAGATGCTCTTCCCAGCCTGGACGCgttcctggcacagcacacgagTGAGGACAACGCTTCCTTTGAGCAGATCATGGAGGTGGccaaggagaaggagaaggtcAAGCACGCCTGGCTGTACAGCGCCGAGGAGGAGTACACCCGG CGACAAAACGAAAACCTGGCACTTCCTTCAGCTGAGCAGCAAGCTCTGGAGAATGTGAAAGCTGGGCTGGATACCTGGGAATACACAGCTCGAAACACCCTCATGTATTATCCTACAG GTGTTCCTGATGAGAGTGAAGTTTTTAAGAAGCCCAGGGAAGTTGTGCATCGAAACACGCGTTTTGTGAAGGACCCTTTCAGCCAAGCTGTGAGCAAATCACAGCTCCAACAAGCTGCAGCCCTCAATGCTCAG tacaAACAGGGCAAAGTGGGACCTGATGGGAAAGAACTCATACCCCAAGAGTCTCCAAAAGTGAACGGGTATGGATTTGTGGCTaccccctctcctgccccag gtgtgAATGAGTCACCTTTTATGACATGGGGTGAAATTGAAAGCACCCCTTTACGTCTGGAAGGGTCAGAAAGACCATATGTGGACAGAACACCTGGCCCAGCTTTCAAG ATCCTGGAGCCTGGACGCCGTGAGAGGTTAGGACTCAAGATGGCCAATGAAGTGGCAGCTAAAAACCGAGCAAAgaagcaggaggcacttcgaaaagtgacagaaaacctggccag CCTTACTCCAAAAGGACTAAGCCCAGCAATGTCACCAGCTTTGCAAAGACTTGTAAACAGGACTGCAAGTAAATACACCGACAAAGCGCTGCGAGCCAGCTAcactccctccccagcccacacAGGAACTCCTGGTTACAAGACCCCAGCCAGCGGGCCTCAAACCCCCCAGAGCACCCCACAGTCACGGACAGTGTCTCAGACACCAGTATCTCAGGATACTACATCCATCACGGACAATTTGCTGCAGCTTCCCAAAAGAAGAAAGGCATCTGATTTCTTCTGA